In a genomic window of bacterium:
- a CDS encoding DEAD/DEAH box helicase family protein translates to MPKSISEAETRYSLIDPDLKKAGWNLSDRSQVGFEIPVDRYDGKLEEGITDYCLYHANGEVLAVVEAKRTSRDARVGQKQVEDYVTKIAKTQSFRPFAFMANGTDIFFWDTEESAPRHVAGFFSRENLERLLWIKQNRIPLSTIQIKQSIVDRAYQAEAIRRISETIELKKKRKALLVMATGTGKTRTTMALIDVFLQARAAQRVLFLADRDALVQQAMTDGLKRHLPNEARGRIRTYDLDKTKRVFVSTLQTLEICFKEFTPGDFDLIITDECHRSIYNKFTDVLAYFDAVQIGLTATPAQFIDRDTFKFFDCENNAPTFLYSYEDAVKEEYLVDYNVYSAQTKFQRKGIKGVDLSEEEQNALRERGIDPEDINYEGTDLERKVTNRDTLRKQIEEFMEVCHKDSTGQLPGKSIVFAITQDHAMRIAEEFNKMYPEHQGRVVQVITSKMERTRELIDAFKKNDMPRIAISVDMLDTGIDVPEVVNLAFMKPVNSQIKFWQMIGRGTRPHEACQNYAWLPNSRKESFLIVDFWENFEHFEMMPKDDKGPSQVPVLVTIFHTRLQKLQFLLGDQSSADLKRIVQDVRADIARIPTDSFTVKRSMSDLRQVTDDDFWAYLTEDKLELLRLRIAPLLRFVTGVNPKEAFFISKMERAELFLLQKKDLSALMESIREDVARLPSSLPQVKAVEEHRQNILANKFWTELTLERLDTAKKALAPVMKLAEDIKTDPIELGLDDIIDSRRWIILRDKTGKQKIMIEEYKKQVEEKILELAEKHPTIKKLKAGETITAGDLEDLDDTLEKELIHLGLDEENILKAFGVRVGNLVDFLKHILHLESLPTYASIVQRSFDAFILEHNYNADQSRFLRVVQSVFLQRRKLELADLYEEPFTNLGMNAVEKLFGKEEVDELIMLTRRLVA, encoded by the coding sequence TTGCCTAAATCCATTTCCGAAGCTGAAACCCGTTATTCCCTGATCGATCCCGATCTTAAAAAAGCCGGATGGAATCTGTCCGACCGGTCGCAGGTGGGGTTTGAAATTCCGGTCGACCGATACGACGGTAAGCTGGAAGAGGGGATCACCGACTATTGCCTCTACCACGCCAACGGCGAAGTTCTGGCCGTCGTGGAAGCCAAGCGAACCAGCCGCGATGCCCGCGTAGGGCAGAAGCAGGTTGAAGATTACGTCACTAAGATCGCTAAAACCCAATCCTTCCGACCGTTTGCCTTTATGGCCAATGGCACGGATATCTTCTTCTGGGATACCGAGGAATCAGCACCGCGCCACGTTGCCGGGTTCTTTTCACGTGAGAATCTCGAACGCCTGCTCTGGATCAAACAAAACCGCATTCCGCTAAGCACGATTCAGATAAAACAATCCATCGTTGACCGCGCGTATCAGGCGGAAGCAATTCGCCGCATCTCCGAGACCATCGAATTAAAGAAAAAACGTAAAGCCCTGCTTGTCATGGCTACGGGAACGGGCAAAACGCGCACAACGATGGCCCTGATCGACGTATTTCTGCAGGCCCGCGCCGCTCAGAGGGTTCTGTTCCTCGCTGACCGTGATGCCTTGGTGCAACAGGCCATGACGGACGGACTCAAACGCCATCTGCCCAACGAAGCCCGCGGACGTATACGAACTTACGACCTCGACAAAACCAAAAGGGTCTTCGTATCCACGCTGCAGACTTTGGAGATCTGTTTCAAGGAATTCACACCCGGTGATTTCGATCTGATCATTACCGACGAATGCCATCGCTCGATATACAATAAATTCACCGACGTATTGGCCTATTTCGATGCCGTTCAGATAGGCCTTACGGCTACTCCGGCGCAATTCATCGACCGCGATACATTCAAATTCTTCGATTGCGAAAATAACGCCCCGACCTTCCTGTATTCCTACGAGGATGCCGTCAAAGAAGAATATCTGGTAGACTACAACGTCTATTCCGCACAGACCAAATTCCAGCGCAAAGGCATCAAAGGCGTGGACCTGAGCGAGGAGGAACAAAACGCCCTGCGCGAGCGCGGCATTGATCCGGAGGACATCAATTACGAAGGCACCGACCTGGAACGCAAAGTGACCAACCGCGACACCCTGCGGAAACAGATCGAGGAATTCATGGAAGTCTGTCACAAAGATTCCACCGGCCAGCTTCCGGGCAAGTCTATCGTCTTTGCCATCACGCAGGATCACGCCATGCGCATTGCGGAGGAATTCAACAAAATGTATCCCGAACATCAGGGGCGGGTGGTGCAGGTGATCACCAGCAAGATGGAACGCACGCGCGAACTGATCGATGCCTTCAAGAAAAACGACATGCCGCGCATAGCGATCTCCGTGGACATGCTCGACACGGGCATCGACGTGCCGGAGGTCGTGAATCTGGCCTTCATGAAGCCGGTCAATTCGCAGATCAAATTCTGGCAGATGATCGGACGCGGCACGCGCCCGCACGAAGCCTGTCAAAACTATGCCTGGCTGCCCAATAGCCGCAAAGAGAGTTTCCTCATCGTGGATTTCTGGGAGAATTTCGAACACTTCGAGATGATGCCCAAAGACGACAAAGGCCCTTCGCAGGTGCCCGTGCTCGTCACGATATTCCATACTCGCCTTCAGAAACTTCAGTTTCTTCTGGGCGACCAGTCTTCCGCCGATCTCAAACGCATCGTGCAGGACGTACGCGCGGACATTGCCAGGATTCCAACCGATTCTTTTACCGTAAAGAGATCCATGAGCGACCTGAGGCAGGTCACGGACGATGATTTCTGGGCTTATCTGACGGAAGACAAACTCGAACTGCTCCGTCTCAGGATCGCGCCCTTGCTCCGGTTCGTCACCGGAGTCAATCCCAAAGAAGCCTTTTTCATCAGCAAGATGGAACGTGCGGAACTGTTTCTTCTGCAGAAAAAAGACTTATCCGCGCTCATGGAATCCATTCGTGAAGACGTAGCACGTCTGCCGTCATCACTGCCGCAGGTAAAAGCGGTCGAAGAACACCGCCAAAATATATTAGCCAATAAATTCTGGACCGAACTCACGCTTGAACGTCTTGACACAGCCAAAAAAGCCCTCGCCCCGGTGATGAAACTGGCCGAAGACATCAAAACCGATCCCATCGAACTCGGCCTCGACGACATCATCGATTCCCGCCGGTGGATCATTCTGCGCGACAAGACCGGAAAGCAAAAGATCATGATCGAGGAATACAAAAAGCAGGTCGAGGAGAAGATCCTTGAACTGGCCGAAAAACATCCGACGATCAAAAAGCTCAAAGCCGGTGAAACCATCACGGCAGGCGATCTGGAAGACTTAGACGATACACTTGAAAAAGAACTGATCCATCTCGGCCTTGACGAAGAAAATATTCTCAAAGCTTTCGGCGTGCGCGTAGGGAATCTCGTGGATTTTCTCAAACATATCCTGCACCTGGAGTCGCTTCCGACCTACGCATCCATCGTGCAAAGGTCATTCGATGCCTTTATTCTGGAACATAATTACAACGCCGATCAGTCGCGTTTTCTTCGTGTCGTGCAAAGCGTATTTCTGCAAAGACGCAAACTGGAACTGGCCGATCTGTATGAGGAACCGTTTACGAATCTTGGAATGAATGCGGTGGAGAAGTTATTTGGGAAAGAGGAAGTGGATGAATTGATTATGTTAACAAGAAGATTAGTTGCTTGA